From Brevundimonas vesicularis:
ACTTCGGCAATGACATCGGCGGTCTGGTCAAGAAGGGCGGCGGTCAGCTGATCCTGACGGGCGCCAACGACTACAGCGGCCCGACCCGGGTCGAGGGCGGCCTGCTGACCGTCAACGGCAGCCTGCTGCGTTCCAGCGCCACCGTCGGCGGCGTCGGCATGATCGGCGGCACGGGCACGCTGGCGAACCTGACGGCGGAAAGCGGCGGCGTGGTGTCGCCTGGCGACGGCGTCAATCCGTTCGGAACCCTGACGGTCGCCGGCAACCTCAACTTCAAGCCCGGCTCCTTCCTGTGGATTCGCTCCAACGTAAACGGCGCGGCCTATTCTCGCCTGAACGTGGGCGGCACGACCAAGATCGACGGCGGCCAGGTCATCCTGAAAGCCGACAACGGTGAATGGAATCTGCGGACGCAGATGAACATCATCAACTCGACCGGCGCGGTGACGGGCACGTTCAGCGGCGCCCAGAGCGATCTGGCCTTCCTGGCTCCGGTGCTGACCTATTCGACCAACGGCGTGGTCCTGACGGTGCGGCGCAACGACGTGACCGTGGCTTCGCTGGGTCGGACGGACAATCAACAGTCGGTCGGCGGCGCGCTGGACGTCATGATCAACAACACCGCGACCGGGACCAACCGCGATCTGTCGCTGGAAAACGCCCTGCTGGACGCCAGCGTGCCGGCGGTTCAGGGCGCGCTCAGCGGCCTGACGGGCGAGGTCCACGCCACTCTGGGCGGCCTGGCCGTTTCGGACTCTCGCGTCATCCGCGACGCCATGTCCGAGCGCGGACGCAGTCAGGGCGGCGCGGCCACCTACGTCGGCAACGGCGTGTCGGTTTGGGGCAGCGGCGTCTTCGGCAACGGCCGGGGCTCGGCGCATGACGGCCTCGCGGGCTTCCGCAACGAAGCCTCCGGCTATCTGGTCGGGGCCGAAAAGGCGCTCGCGAACGACGTCCATGTCGGCGTGGCGCTGGGCGAAACTCGCTCGGAACTGCGCTCGCCGCGTCTGCGCTCGACCGGCCGGGTCACCAGTGAACAGATCGGCGTCTATGGCGGCGCCGGCGTCGGTGACTTCCAGATCCGCGTCGGCGGATCCTGGGCCAGCGCCGATGTCCGCACGGATCGTACGGCCCAGCTGAACGCCTTCACCAACGCCCTGGTCGGCGACTACGACGGCGACGTCTGGCAGGCCTATGGCGAGGTGGCGTGGAGCCGCGCCGTTGGCGGCACGATGTTCGAGCCCTACGCCGCCTACAGCCACGTCGAATACGACGCCGATGTCGTTGAGACGGGCGGCGACGCCGCTCTGTCGGGCAATGTGAAGCAGAAGGCCGATCTGCTGACCGCCGGCTTCCGCACCCGCACCGTGCTGGCGGGCGGCGAGGGGCGTCCTCGTCTGTCGGCGGTGACCCACCTGGCCTACACCCACGACCTGAACGGCGACGGCCCGGTCTTCGACGCCGCCTTCGCCGACGGTCCGCGCTTCCTGATCGACGGAGCCAATCCTGGCGACGACGTGATCTCGGGCGGCCTGGGCTTCAACATCCAGGCGACCGAACGCACCGCGATCGAGCTTGGCTATACCGGCCTCTACAAGGACGAGTATCGCGACAACCGCATCTATGGCCGGTTCAGCGTCAAGTTCTGATCTGACGGCAATGTAAGACCGCGGCGGCCCCGATCGACGATCGGGGCCGTTGTTGCTTTGGGGCCTAGTTCGTCTGGGCGGACAGGGCGTCGTTGTCCTGGGTGAACGGTCGATCTCGCTCGGACGTGCGGTTTTCGATCCAGACTCCGCTGCGACCCGTCACCCGCTCGACCGCCTCCACCGCGCTGCGGATGAAGGCGGCCGGGCTCTCCGCTTCATTGGAGCGTCGAACGGGTATCGCAGGATCGCCCTCCAGCAGGGTCGAGGCGTAGACATTCAATTGATGCCCCCGACGCCGCCCATCGCGATAGGGAAACAGGCACAGTGTGTAGTGCTGCTCGATCCGCGCCTGCACACGCTGAACCGCCTCGGCGCGCCAACTCGCGCCCTTGCACACCACCGTTCGGGGCGCGCTCAGCCACCCGGCCGGCGCGCGGGTCGCCGGCCCTTGCAGACCAAACGCACTTTGCGCTGTCGGATCGACCAGGGTGAAGCGGCCGGGCGACCGCGGCGCATCGGCCACGCTCAGCTGACGATAGCTCACTTGCATCGGCAGGCGATCGAGATGGCGCTGCAGGGCTTGCGCGATGTCACGACCGCTGCGCGACGTCTGAAAATCCACGATCGCATAGGCCTGATCGATGCTGTGCCGATCGGCCCGCGCGGACTGAGTCACAGCGCCTGACGCATGGCTCAGCGCAATCATCGTCACAAGCGCCACAGACCGTCGAAAGATCGCCATAGGCCATCACGGTCACGACCGACCGATCTGTCAAGACGCGCACGATATGGGTTTGGTAGGCCCGGAGGGACTCGAACCCCCAACCAGACCGTTATGAGCGGTCGGCTCTAACCATTGAGCTACAGGCCCCCAAGGCGCGCCTCGGCGGTAGGAGTTTCGCCTAGCAGGCGCGGGCGCGGCTTGCCAAGCGGGGGCGGGCAAGAAGGCGATGTTTCGGCGATTTCACGAAGATGAACGGAAACTGCCACGGCGCACGGGCGTTGGTTCAGGCGAGAACGGCCAAGGTCGTTGCAACGGATCGGCGAACGCGCCGGTCCCGGATCGCTTACGGAGAAGACTGCATGACCCGCACCCTGGCCGCCGCCCCCTTGAAGACCGTTTCGCTGAAGACCGTCGCTTTCGGCGGCGCCGTCGCCGCCGCCGCCTTCCTGGCCGCCGCCACGCCCCGCGCCATGGCCCAAACAGCCGAACCCATGGGAGCCATGCACATGATGCAGCCCGCGCCGTCGCTGAACTTGTCGGCATACGGCGAGGTCAAGGCCGCGCCGGATATGGCCACCATCACCTTCGGCGTCCAGACCGAGGCGCCGACCGCCCAGGCCGCCATGAGCGATAATGCTGCGCAAATGACGCGCGTCGTCGCCGCCCTGCGCCGCGCGGGCATCGCCGAGCGCGACATCCAGACCTCGGGTCTGAACCTGTCGGCGCAGTACGACTACGTCCAGAATGAACCACCCAAGCTGCGCGGCTATCAGGCGGTCAACCGCGTGACGGTGGTCATCAACGACCTGAGCCAGGTCGGCACGACGGCCGACGCCGTGGTCGCCGCCGGCGTCAACCAGATCGACGGCATCAGCTTCGGCCTGAAGGATCCGACCGCCGCCGAAAACCAGGCGCGCCAGCAGGCCGTGCGCAACCTGCAGGCCAAGGCCCAGCTGTACGCCCAATCGCTGAACGTCCAGCTGTCGGGCATTCGCAACCTGACCGAGGGCGGCGGCTATGCGCCCCAGCCGCCGATGCCGATGTTCGCCGCCCGCGCCGTGTCGATGGACCGGGCCGAGAGCACCCCGGTTTCCGCCGGCGAACTGACGGTGAGGATCGACATCACGGGCGTCTACGACATCGCCCGCTGATCGCATCGACCGGATGAAGAAAAGGCCCGCCGTCGTCGGCGGGCCTTTTTGCATTTCTAGAGCCGAAAGACGCCTCAGCCGGCGTTCTTGATCGCGTTGGCGTCGTCCAGCAGGACAACGTTCGGGTTCCACTGGCGGGCTTCTTCCTGAGGCAGCTGGCCGTAGGTGACCACGATCACCTTGTCGTTCTTCTGCACAAGGCGGGCGGCGGCGCCGTTGACGCCGATGACCTTGGAGCCGCGCGGCGCCTCGATCGCATAGGTGGTGAAGCGCGCGCCATTGGTGATGTTGAGCACATCGACCTGTTCGTGCGGATAGATGCCGGCGGCGTCCAGCAGGTCCATGTCGATGGCGATCGATCCCTCGTAATCGAGATCGGCCTGGGTCACCGTGGCGCGGTGCAGCTTGGACTTCATCAGGGTGACCAGCATCGTGCGGTCTCCGAAAAACGCGGGGCGCAGGCCCTCGCTCACAGGCGGCTCATATAGGGATTTCCGGCCCCGGCATCAATCCGCACGCTGCGCCGCAGCAATCGGGTGCGGCTGCGAACGCGACGTCAACCGACGGATTGCACGCACGTCATTTGACGACGGCCTGCGTCCCCCTATGCTGGCGACGCCATTTCCGGCCTGCGAGCGCGCGTTTTCCCTCCGATGAAGCAATTCTTCCTGACGGTCCTTGGTGTCTTCACCGGGCTGATCCTGTTCGTCGTCGTCATTCCCGTGGTGCTGCTGACGGTCGCCGTCGCCTCGTCGTCCAAGCCGACGACGCCGGCGACCACCGTGCTGGAGCTGGACTTGCGCGGCGGCGTCAGCGACCAGCCGTCGTCCAATCCGTTCGCGGCCTTCGGCGGTTCGGGCCTGGCCCTGACGGACGTGGTCGATGGCCTGCATCAGGCCCAGGGCGACAGCAGCGTCAAGGCTCTGCTGATCCGCCTGCCGGAAAGCGGCATGACGCCCGCCACCGCCGAC
This genomic window contains:
- a CDS encoding SIMPL domain-containing protein, producing the protein MTRTLAAAPLKTVSLKTVAFGGAVAAAAFLAAATPRAMAQTAEPMGAMHMMQPAPSLNLSAYGEVKAAPDMATITFGVQTEAPTAQAAMSDNAAQMTRVVAALRRAGIAERDIQTSGLNLSAQYDYVQNEPPKLRGYQAVNRVTVVINDLSQVGTTADAVVAAGVNQIDGISFGLKDPTAAENQARQQAVRNLQAKAQLYAQSLNVQLSGIRNLTEGGGYAPQPPMPMFAARAVSMDRAESTPVSAGELTVRIDITGVYDIAR
- the panD gene encoding aspartate 1-decarboxylase; its protein translation is MLVTLMKSKLHRATVTQADLDYEGSIAIDMDLLDAAGIYPHEQVDVLNITNGARFTTYAIEAPRGSKVIGVNGAAARLVQKNDKVIVVTYGQLPQEEARQWNPNVVLLDDANAIKNAG